In a single window of the Elaeis guineensis isolate ETL-2024a chromosome 4, EG11, whole genome shotgun sequence genome:
- the LOC140857233 gene encoding uncharacterized protein, translating to MGLGPVAGMQGPSSGCGAHRQGARPIAGPSVLHPHSLVVVEVMKFQSISVDGSESDSLSRQSCTKWIPTNEQARILRDLYHTYGVRSPSVEQIQKISNRLRQYGKIEGKNVFYWFSNYKARERRKKRLSADIPSSSNTTTPPGACSSTTSTLALSQLSAPADASFHLSAMAVCWFCDVGSNATCFPHGPHVVGQMGSSECPGSVLMEKRYKVYLYCELLYVVICYEHATIS from the exons atggGGCTGGGGCCCGTCGCCGGGATGCAGGGCCCGTCGTCGGGATGCGGGGCCCACCGTCAGGGCGCGCGGCCcatcgccggcc CAAGTGTTCTCCACCCCCATTCTTTAGTGGTGGTTGAGGTCATGAAATTCCAGAGCATAAGTGTGGATGGGAGCGAGAGCGACTCACTCTCCAGGCAGTCTTGCACGAAGTGGATCCCCACAAATGAGCAAGCGAGGATACTGAGGGACCTCTACCACACCTATGGAGTGAGGTCTCCTAGTGTCGAACAAATCCAGAAAATTTCTAACAGGCTGAGGCAGTATGGCAAAATTGAAGGCAAGAATGTGTTCTACTGGTTCTCCAACTACAAGGCCAGGGAGAGGCGGAAAAAGAGGCTCTCTGCGGACATTCCCTCCTCCTCCAACACCACCACTCCTCCAGGTGCATGCAGTAGCACAACTTCCACTTTAGCTCTCTCCCAACTCTCAGCACCTGCTGATGCTTCTTTCCACCTATCGGCCATGGCCGTGTGTTGGTTCTGTGATGTAGGGTCTAATGCTACTTGCTTTCCGCATGGACCACATGTTGTGGGGCAAATGGGGAGCAGCGAGTGCCCTGGTTCTGTGCTTATGGAGAAGCGCTACAAGGTATATCTTTATTGCGAGCTTTTGTATGTTGTGATATGCTACGAACATGCAACTATATCTTAA